CAACCCAAATCGCAGCACATTATCACGATACGGATAACCCGGGGCTGCAAAATATTCACTTTTCCCGCCAAAAATCGAGGTGAAGTTTTCATAAATAAAATAAATACGGGTCTGCCGTATTTTCGCATTAAAGAAAATATCTACTAACGGAAAACCGCCCAATTCCTGCTCGTTCTGTACATAAAACTCCGCGAGTACAGGGTCGTAAGCATTCATGTTGTATTTGGTGAAATATTTAAAACCCACCCCAGTCTGCAAAAACAAAGCGCGTTTAAACCAATGGTCCTCAAAATAAAGTGTGTTTCTAGTAATAATTTGCGGCACGTTAAAAACCGTTTCGCCACTTAAAACTTGCTGGTACATTACGGTATTTTCCAATCCGAAGTGCCCAAATTTAAATTCCTTTTCAGCCTTTATCTTTAAATAATCTACCCGTTCAGAAGCCTGCAATGGTGAAGGTGTGCTGTCATTTTCCTTGATTCCAAAGTAGGCGTAATCGTCAATTCCCGTATAGCTTACAGACGCATTTCCAAATTTTTTGGTGTTTATTTGAAATTTCAGTTCCTGGGTTTTTACATTATTCAGCTCGGTCTTCCAATTGTAATTTTGGTAATCACTTTGGTACAGCAAAAAGTTGAAATTGGGCGCCACCGAATGTACGGTTATGGAAGCTTCCGCATTATAATCTTCATTTAAATCAAACGAAGCGGCTCCTTGCAGAAAGTTTCCGTCAAAATCGCCTGCCACATTTATCGCCCCTTTTCCACGAAGCTTAAATCCTCGGTATTCCTTTTCGTACGCCGCACCAGCTTCAATAATATTTCCTTTAATCCTGTTGGGAATGCGCTGTTCGTCTAAAATCAATACTGAATTGTACCCATAATTGAAATCGTTATAGCCCGCCCAAGCGGTAATTTTTCCGATAAGCGAGTTGTTGAAGTCAGCATACGCCTTTACGTTAAAATCTTCAAGTTTCGTTTTCGTATATAAATCTGCGGTCTCATACGAAGGACCAAATTCCGCAAATGACGCGGTTTGGTTGTATCGAAAAAATTTGTCCTCATAGCTCAACACGTTCCCAATTGTCAATACCGAATAGCCCGTACTGTCGCGCTGGCTCAACAATTCGAAATAATGATCGCCGTAGAAACGAAGCCCTTCAAGTTTGTTTTCGGCATTTTCAAATTTAACATCCAACCGTCCACGGTCGCGAAATTCGGGATCGTCATTTATAAAAAGCAGCAAGGAATTATCGGTTAACCCCCCATTTTCCTCATTCAAAATATCTTGTGCTGCAACGTGGGCAAGTGCTACGTAGCGTTTACTTTTGGTATGGTAATTTGCAGTGAAAAGAAAATTTCCGGTACTCGTTAAAATATGTTGGTATTTCCCCAGTGAACGAACCCCTTTATAGCCAATTGAAAAATTGAATTGCGGGGAAGTATTCACCGTAAAAAAAGCATCGAGCTGCTGCCCCTGCTCATAGGCAGTTTTAAAATAAAGTTCGGTAAGCGGCGTGGGTACATTAAAATAATTCACATCTTCAATTTCCTTATAATTAAAATGATGCGACTGAGCCACAAAAAGCGGTTTCAAATTCAGCCTGTCAAAAGAGTAAGCAAGTGAGTTATATGTTTGCCCTACGTTTGAAAACTGTAGCAGTTCAAAATTGTCCTTTCTTAAATAATTAAATTTGTATTTTTTCTTGATTGAGAGTGTAGTATCAACATGTGTTGTATCGCGCGCCGTTGAAATTATTTTGTAGTAATCAATTGGCGGTTTTTCTTTAGTTGCATTTGGAGTTTGTGAAAACACAGTTGCCGAGGCACATAGAAGAAGTAAGAGCAAAAATGTGTTTTTCATCGGATATAAACTTTCAGCGCAAAGGTAAATTTTTAAACGGAAATAGTTATTTTTAATTTTCTATGTTGAAACTTAAAATTAATTCCCACTTATTGGAATGTGGCACCGATGAGGCGGGTCGTGGCTGTCTTGCAGGGCCCGTAACCGCCGCCGCAGTAATTCTTCCGGATGATTTTCAGCACCCTTTCTTGAATGACAGTAAGCAACTTTCAGAAAAAAAACGCCTTGAACTTAAAGCTATTATCGAGCGCGAAGCCATCTGTTTCAATGTGGTTCACGTGATGATGGATGAGATTGACAAAATAAACATTCTGAACGCCTCCATTTTAGGAATGCACCGTGCCATTAAAGGCCTATCCTGCCCTCCCCAATTTATCGCCGTAGACGGGAACCGTTTTAAACCTTTTCAGAAAACTCCTTTTGAATGTGTTGTAAAGGGCGATGGAAAATACCTTCACATTGCCGCTGCTTCCATTTTGGCAAAAACTTATCGAGACGAATATATGGCCGCGCTTCACGAAAAATTTCCACACTATAATTGGAAACAGAATAAAGGCTATCCTACCAAAGAACATCGGGAAGCCATTTGCGCTCACGGAAGTACTATTTTCCACAGAAAAAGCTTTAAACTGTTTCCCGGACAAATAGCGATTGATTTTTATAAATAATTGATGTGATCAGGATCTAATTTTAAATTAAGCATCAAAATTCCAACGGCTCCATCCGAACGTGCCGAACTCTTAAAATTCGGATTTCGTGGGAAGCAATCTGATATGCAACGCGATAATTGTGTAGTTCAAAAGCCCGAAAAGAACCATCATTGTTCAATTTATACTTATCTGCAGGAAATTTTTTGGGATTGCTAGGTAAATTTTCCGCGGTATCGAGAATATCATTTGTTACTTTTTTGGCAGATTCCAAAGAATGTTCTCGGATATATTCAAAAATCTGCTTTAACTGGGCCAAAGCCTTTTTGCGCCAAACAACTTTTACCACCCTTGCGCAATTTTTTTGGCTTGTTCCTGAGTGTAAAACTCACCTTTTTCAATATCTGCAACCGCTTCCTCAATTTCCTTATTATATTGCGCTACGCTCACTCGCTCCATGTCCGTAAGCTGTTTTCTGTATTTCAACATGTTTTTTATAATCTCCAAAAAGGCAGGATCAGTTACCGATTCCAGTTCCTTTTGTATCCATTTTCTCTCCTCCATCAAATTCATAACTAGCTGCTTTGTTTTTATAAATATACTGAAAAAATCATTTCCTGTAGTTTTTCAGTTCTATGAAATCCAAAAATTTTCAGTCTCCATTTTTTACACGTAAGAACCAAAGACGAAAGGCAACTGTTGAAAACCCGTCAATAAACTATTTCGACTATTTACAAAACCATCACATTTCCTTGCTACTTTTGTGTTATGGGAAAAATTCTGGGCAAACTTTTAGCGTTTTTACTTTTTATTCCAATGCTTTTGGGAGTTTTTGGAAGTTGTGACAAAACACCCCCAAAAACTGGTACTTTAATGGATTTTGTTCCCGAAGATGCGTTGGTGGTTTTTAAGATTTCAAATTTTGAAACCTTGCAGGCAGATATTGAAGCCAATTCCCTACTTTCCAAATTTGACAACACCGCTCCCTATTCCTTTTTTTCTGAAAAGAAAGCCTTGCTAAAAAATCTACATCCCGCTTCGCAAAGCCTTTTATGCATCAATAAATTAAATGACTCCCTTTCGGCATATACTTTTATTTCGAAACAAACGAAAAATCTTTTTCAAATAGATTCACTAAAAAATAAGACTATTGAAACCTTACAGCTTGATGAACATTCATTTCAGCGTATTACCATTGACAAAGAAATTGCCTATTCTGCAATTATAGATAGCGTTTTTGTGGTTTCATCTTCGCAACAAATTATTCAGGAAATTTTAAAAGGAAATACCGAACGCAATGATACGTTCAAGAAAGTTTTCAATCTACCATCAACCAACGGCTTTACAGCGTTAGTGCGCGGAAATAAAATCACTCTGAACGATTCCACAAAAGTAGATTTCACTTCGTGGAGTGCGCTTGACGTTGCCATATCGCCAGAAGCTTTTTCTGCAACCGGAATAACGCTGGCTACCGACAGCATTCCGCAATTGCTGAACGTTTTTGAAGGCCAAGTACCGCAACAAAACGACGTTTCGGGATTGGTGCCAACGGATGCCTTGGGCGCGGTGAGCTTTACATTTAACGATGCCGAAACTTTTCAAAAGAAATTACGAAATTTTAGAGGTGAAAAAGAAGCCGTAAAAACCACCGGGATTTTTGGTTCGGTGAGCGAAGTGGGAAGTATTCAGCTTAAAGACGAAACTGCAATTTTTATTAAAAGTATTGATGCCTCTTTAACGAACGATGCATTGGCGCGCTTTGTAACTTCAAAAAGTATCTTTCGCGAAATTGAGATTAGCAGTTTTAGTGAGCCACAATTATTTAAGCAGACTTTTTCGCCTTTTATAAATTCAGGAACGGCAAACTATGTTTTTCAGCTCGATAATTTCTTTGTTTTTACAGAAAATGAAAGTACTGCCGAGCAGCTTATAAGTTCCTTCCAAAATAATAATACGCTCAAAAATGCTTCTTATTTTGAAAGCACTGCAAAAGATTTGAGCACGGCATCCTCACTATTAATTTATAAAATGCAGGGCGAATTTTCTGAGGACATTTCAGGTTTTTTCAATTCAAAAAGCAGTGCGGGCATCAAAGATATTTCTTTTGATAAATTTCCGTTGGCGGCACTGCAATTCAGTTTTGACAGAAATTTTGCGCACGTAACACTGAGCTGCAAAGAGGCGGGCGCCACAGCAAAAAGTGTATCGGGTAAGGTTTCGGAAAAATTCAACTTAAATCTGGAAAGTGTACTTTTAACTAACCCACAACTGGTTGACGGCAATTACGGCAGTAGCAATGTGCTCGTACAGGATATAGCCAATAAGCTTTATTTTATTTCTGAAAGCGGAAAAATTCTTTGGACCAAAAAATTAGGTTCGCCAATTTTAGGAAAAATAGAAACTGTGGAAATTGCCGGCCGTGGCGACAAACAAATTGCGTTTGCTACTAATGATGCGTTTTATATTTTGGACCGAAATGGGAAGGACGCAAAAGGATTTCCTATTAAGTTTAAAGACAAGGTAACCCAGCCACTTTCGGTTTTTGATTACGATAACAACCGGAATTATCGTTTTGTAATTGTACAGGGCAAGGACGTATTGATGTATGACAAATACGGAAAAACTGTAAAAGGTTTTGGTTTCAACAAAGCAAAAAGCAATATTGCGCAATCGCCCGTACATATCCGGATGGGGAATAAAGATTATATAGTGGTTGCAGAGGAAAATGGTAAGCTGAATATTTTAAGTCGCGTTGGGAAAACGAGGGTTTCGGTTTCAAAGAATTTCAATTTTTCTGAAATTCCTGTGGCAGAAGAAGACAACTCCTTTGTAGTGATAACAAAGGAAAATACCAAAGAGCGCATTTCGCAAGACGGAAAGGTTTCATCCCAAAAACTGGATGTGGGCAATAATTATTGGTTTGCCATACTTGGAAATACAAAAGTAACATTGGATGACAACCTTTTACGCATTAATGGAAAACTAGCAGAATTGCCCCTAGGGCTTTATACCAAGCCTCAAATTTTCTCAATAAACCGCAACAGTTATATTACCATAACAGAAACCCAAGAAAAAAAGGTATATGTTTTTGATAAAAATGGTGAGCTTCTTAATGGTTTTCCTGTTTATGGCACTTCACCCGCTTCCATGGGTGAAGCCAACCCAAAAAACTTAGTTGTTAAAGGAGAGGATAATAGTGTAGTTTATTATATTATCGATTAACCCAAAACAACTTGTCAGTTAGCACATTAGTCAGCCATGTTTCTCTTTGGTTGAAGTATTTTGTGTAAATTTAAATCGCAAACTAACTTTTTACACTTTTATGAGAGCGCTCCTCTGCCTCCTTGTTTTGCTATTGGCTACTAGTGCTTTTAGCCAAAATAAACTGCGCGAAAAAAAACCTTCGCAGCGCGACTCTATAATACTTGCTAATTACAAATCAAAGGTTTCCCAAACCATCAACGCAAATCCCGATAGCGCCTTAATTTATATCAAACAACTTCGAGAGTTCAGTACCCAGCACAATTATTTGGTTAGCCTTATCGAGGCCGATTATCTCTACGCACATTATTTCAGAAGAATACAAAAACCGGATTCGGCCCTCATTTACTTTAAAAAACAAATAAGAGATTCAAAAAAAATAGAGTATTTACGCGGCATGGCACAAGGGTACAATGGACTTTGCAGAACTTATTATTTAATTGGAGAGATTGAAAATTCAATAGAAGCCGGAAACAAGGCCCTTAAGTTTGCGAAATTAATTGAGGATACAGGTAATTTGATAGTGGCAGATACCCATAATGCCTTGGCAATTGCCTATTCTCGCCAGAACAAAATGGAAGCCTCCATTGCCCATTTGCTTGTTGTGGATTCCATTCATAAAAAAGAACCCATACGCGAAGACATCATTGCCGCTGCCTACCAAAGTTTGGGAAACGTTTATCTAGAACTAAAAGATTATGATGCCGCCGAAAAATATTATTTAAAGGCGAATAACGAATTTGAAAAAATACCCGGGGCAGGAGCATTCTATTTTAACACTACAAATGTCTTTTTGGGCCATGTATACTATCATAAGGGCCAATATAAAAAAGCAGACGAATTGCTTTCAAAGACCCTGCTATTCTTTGAAGAAATAAAAGATGAAAGAACTGTCGCCGAAATAAATAATTATTTGGGATTGGTACACCTTAACTACGGAAACCTTGAAAAAGCAGAGAACTATTTTCAAGTTTCATTTCAGTTTCAAAAGAAAAAAGAGTACAATTTGGAAGCTGCACAAGCTGCACTGCAACTTGGAAAGTTAAATATTCAAAAAGGAAAAGCCGGAACAGCCATTGAATTTTTAGAACAAGCAATTATCTATAATAGTGAAATAAAAAATGGGACGATCAACCAAAATGCACATTCTCTTCTTGCTGAAGCGTATGCACTTCAGGGAAATTACAAAGCCGCATATAATAATTCACAAATTTCAAAAAAAATAACCGATTCCATTCAACAAGCACAAAGCGCTGAAAGAATCAAGGAGCTTGAAGGAATATACCAGACGAAAACCAGGGATAGGGAAATAGCACTGCTAACTACCCAAAACGAACTTACGAAACAGCAAAAAACAAACCAGCGGAACCTTCTTTTAGCTATTGTTTTTTTAGCGACTATAGGTGGGCTCTTTTTATTTTTCCAACTGCAAAATCGAAAAAAAACAGCCAAAAAATTACAAGAACTCGATAATGCGAAAAATACCTTCTTTGCAAATATTTCGCACGAGTTCCGCACTCCCTTAACATTGATAAATGGACCTATTGAGGACCAACTTGCTTCAAAAAAGCTTTCCTTTTCGGAAACAAAAAATTTAAAATCGGCACTTAGAAACACCCAACGGCTGAAAGATTTGGTCGATCAGCTATTGGCGTTGGCAAAGCTGGAAAGCGGAAATTTAAAGTTGAATATTCAGTGTGCCAATATTCCCCATTTTTTAATTGTGCATGCCCAGGCGTTTTCATTTAGTTGTGATGAAAAAAACATAAAGCTAGCTGTTGAGGTACCCAACGATGATAACGCAGATTGGTTTGATCAGGATGTTCTTGAAAAAATACTTTATAATCTATTGGGCAATGCCATAAAATATACCCCTGAGAATGGGTTTATAACGTTAGGCGGAAAGAGAGTGGGCAATAAATATGAGATTTCAGTAATTAATTCCGGCAATTACATACCCCCTTCGCAACAGCAAAAAATTTTTGAACGCTTTTACCAAACCAACACCAAAAATCCCGGCACCGGAATTGGCTTGGCACTCACAAAAGATTTGGTTGAAATTCACAAGGGAACAATCTCAGTGAAAAGTGAAGAAAGCGGCACCACGGAGTTTAAAATAACATTGCCCATATACAGGGAAGCCTTTGATGAATCTATAGTTTTTTCAGAAAGCAAGAAAACTGAAAGACCAGAAACATTTGCCAACGCTCTTAACGATACTAAGAAAGAAATTGTCCTACCAGAAGATGCCCCAGTTATTTTAATAATTGATGATAGCAAGGATATTCGTGAATATGTGAGCTCCATTTTTGAAACAACTTTTGCGGTACTTACCGCCAGTAATGGAAAAGAAGCTTTCGAATTGGCCCTTAAATATATACCAGATATCGTTATAAGTGATGTAATGATGCCCGAAGAAGATGGCTTTACATTTACCAAACATTTAAAAGAGCAACAACTTACATCGCACATTCCAGTTATTCTACTCACAGCCAAAACCCAAATTACTTCAAAGCTGGAGGGAATGGGTATTGGTGCAGATGCCTATGTTACCAAACCCTTCAATAGTCAATTATTAAAAGCGACTGTGGAAAATCTTGTTGAAAACCGGCGAAAACTCCAACAGCGCTTTGCACAGGAAGTTGTACTAAGGTCAAAGGATATTGCCATTTCTTCGGCAGACGAGAAATTTTTGGATAGGCTTCAACAAATTTTGGACATCCACATTACCGATCCAAGTTTCTCAGTTGAAAGTTTTGGAAAAGAAATGGCCGTGAGCCGTATGCAACTGCACCGAAAACTAAAAGCGCTAACAGGACAATCTGCATCAGAGTTTTTGAAATCACAGAGATTAAAGCTTGCACTCAACCTTCTAAAGGAAAAAAAGATATCCATTTCTGAAGTTGGCTACAGCGTTGGTTTTAATGACCCTTCCTATTTCACCAAATGTTTTAAGCAAGAATTTGGCAGCGCACCTTCTGATTATATTTCACATTAAATTTCGCTGCTCCAAACACTCCATAAATAAAGACCTGTTACATATGTTATAACATTCGTTACAATATTCATAGCCCCTGCTATAACTAAAAAATATCTTTATTTCCCCTTTTTTCCAGATAGGATAAAATAAAAACAACATTCTGGCATTAAGGAATTTGCAATGGAAAAACAGCTTTATCAAAACATAAATTATATAGGACCAAGAATATGAAAATTGAAGATTATTCTAGAAAAAAAAGTTATAGAAGAAATAACTTTTAAAAGATAGCAACCCTTAAAAAAATCATTATGAAAAGCTTACAAACAATCACATTTTTAACCATAATGTTTGCCAGCACCATAACCAATGCCCAATTTTTAGACAAGTTGGGCGAAAAAGCAGCTGGTGCCGTGGAGCGTACCGTTGAGCGGCGTGTGCAACGGGAAACTGAAAAAAGTACAGACCGGGTGCTAGATACCATAGTGGAAGCACCTAAAAAATCCAAAAAAGAACAACGCAGGGAAGAAAAAAACAGAAAGAAAAACGACGGAAATATCATTGGCGGAAATACGAGCAACAAAAATTCAGAAAGTCAATCTTCAGAACCAAAAATGGAAAGCCTGGAGGAGGTAGGCGAAAACCAAGTGGGTTTTAAACGGGGAAATAGAATAATTTTCCATGACAATTTTGAAAAGGATGCCATTGGTGATTTTCCCGCAAAGTGGAATACTACAAAGGGGGGTGAAGTAAAAAAACTAAAAGGCTTTGATAGTAAATTTTTAAAAATAACCGCTGGAAGTGTTACCAATGTTGAATTGACAAAACCCTTACCTGAAAATTTTACTGTTGAATTTGACCTTATTCTACCCGCCGAACACCCTTATAGAAGACCAGGTATTGGTTTTGGCCCAAAACCAGAAGATATTGACCATTTATTGTCGAGCTCAAACTCCATGACTTTTGATATTATGTCTGCTGAAATTGGAAACGGTTATTACGAATTAAGCTATGGCTTAAAAGAATTGGGATATACAAAAGAAAAAATTGCCTACAAAGCTCCCTTGAACCAAGCCATTAAAATGGCCTTTGAAGTAAACGGAAAACGAATTCGCCTTTTTATGGACGGGAAAAAAATGGTCGATTTGCCAACACAGTTCAAACCAGAATATAGAAAATCGTTGTTT
The Aequorivita iocasae genome window above contains:
- a CDS encoding OmpA family protein gives rise to the protein MKSLQTITFLTIMFASTITNAQFLDKLGEKAAGAVERTVERRVQRETEKSTDRVLDTIVEAPKKSKKEQRREEKNRKKNDGNIIGGNTSNKNSESQSSEPKMESLEEVGENQVGFKRGNRIIFHDNFEKDAIGDFPAKWNTTKGGEVKKLKGFDSKFLKITAGSVTNVELTKPLPENFTVEFDLILPAEHPYRRPGIGFGPKPEDIDHLLSSSNSMTFDIMSAEIGNGYYELSYGLKELGYTKEKIAYKAPLNQAIKMAFEVNGKRIRLFMDGKKMVDLPTQFKPEYRKSLFFTSITSGWTETAAAYFYISNLVIAETAGDERSQVLKDLMEKGSFSTNAILFNSGSATIKSGSEAILKEIGEAMQSVPDMRIIIIGHTDADGSTESNLKLSQERAKSVRAALVSQYGISIGRIQTDGKGESNPVADNNSASGKEQNRRVEFIKL
- a CDS encoding ribonuclease HII gives rise to the protein MLKLKINSHLLECGTDEAGRGCLAGPVTAAAVILPDDFQHPFLNDSKQLSEKKRLELKAIIEREAICFNVVHVMMDEIDKINILNASILGMHRAIKGLSCPPQFIAVDGNRFKPFQKTPFECVVKGDGKYLHIAAASILAKTYRDEYMAALHEKFPHYNWKQNKGYPTKEHREAICAHGSTIFHRKSFKLFPGQIAIDFYK
- a CDS encoding putative porin, which codes for MKNTFLLLLLLCASATVFSQTPNATKEKPPIDYYKIISTARDTTHVDTTLSIKKKYKFNYLRKDNFELLQFSNVGQTYNSLAYSFDRLNLKPLFVAQSHHFNYKEIEDVNYFNVPTPLTELYFKTAYEQGQQLDAFFTVNTSPQFNFSIGYKGVRSLGKYQHILTSTGNFLFTANYHTKSKRYVALAHVAAQDILNEENGGLTDNSLLLFINDDPEFRDRGRLDVKFENAENKLEGLRFYGDHYFELLSQRDSTGYSVLTIGNVLSYEDKFFRYNQTASFAEFGPSYETADLYTKTKLEDFNVKAYADFNNSLIGKITAWAGYNDFNYGYNSVLILDEQRIPNRIKGNIIEAGAAYEKEYRGFKLRGKGAINVAGDFDGNFLQGAASFDLNEDYNAEASITVHSVAPNFNFLLYQSDYQNYNWKTELNNVKTQELKFQINTKKFGNASVSYTGIDDYAYFGIKENDSTPSPLQASERVDYLKIKAEKEFKFGHFGLENTVMYQQVLSGETVFNVPQIITRNTLYFEDHWFKRALFLQTGVGFKYFTKYNMNAYDPVLAEFYVQNEQELGGFPLVDIFFNAKIRQTRIYFIYENFTSIFGGKSEYFAAPGYPYRDNVLRFGLVWNFFL
- a CDS encoding type II toxin-antitoxin system RelE/ParE family toxin: MVKVVWRKKALAQLKQIFEYIREHSLESAKKVTNDILDTAENLPSNPKKFPADKYKLNNDGSFRAFELHNYRVAYQIASHEIRILRVRHVRMEPLEF
- a CDS encoding hybrid sensor histidine kinase/response regulator transcription factor produces the protein MRALLCLLVLLLATSAFSQNKLREKKPSQRDSIILANYKSKVSQTINANPDSALIYIKQLREFSTQHNYLVSLIEADYLYAHYFRRIQKPDSALIYFKKQIRDSKKIEYLRGMAQGYNGLCRTYYLIGEIENSIEAGNKALKFAKLIEDTGNLIVADTHNALAIAYSRQNKMEASIAHLLVVDSIHKKEPIREDIIAAAYQSLGNVYLELKDYDAAEKYYLKANNEFEKIPGAGAFYFNTTNVFLGHVYYHKGQYKKADELLSKTLLFFEEIKDERTVAEINNYLGLVHLNYGNLEKAENYFQVSFQFQKKKEYNLEAAQAALQLGKLNIQKGKAGTAIEFLEQAIIYNSEIKNGTINQNAHSLLAEAYALQGNYKAAYNNSQISKKITDSIQQAQSAERIKELEGIYQTKTRDREIALLTTQNELTKQQKTNQRNLLLAIVFLATIGGLFLFFQLQNRKKTAKKLQELDNAKNTFFANISHEFRTPLTLINGPIEDQLASKKLSFSETKNLKSALRNTQRLKDLVDQLLALAKLESGNLKLNIQCANIPHFLIVHAQAFSFSCDEKNIKLAVEVPNDDNADWFDQDVLEKILYNLLGNAIKYTPENGFITLGGKRVGNKYEISVINSGNYIPPSQQQKIFERFYQTNTKNPGTGIGLALTKDLVEIHKGTISVKSEESGTTEFKITLPIYREAFDESIVFSESKKTERPETFANALNDTKKEIVLPEDAPVILIIDDSKDIREYVSSIFETTFAVLTASNGKEAFELALKYIPDIVISDVMMPEEDGFTFTKHLKEQQLTSHIPVILLTAKTQITSKLEGMGIGADAYVTKPFNSQLLKATVENLVENRRKLQQRFAQEVVLRSKDIAISSADEKFLDRLQQILDIHITDPSFSVESFGKEMAVSRMQLHRKLKALTGQSASEFLKSQRLKLALNLLKEKKISISEVGYSVGFNDPSYFTKCFKQEFGSAPSDYISH